In Lysinibacillus sp. FSL M8-0337, the following proteins share a genomic window:
- a CDS encoding patatin-like phospholipase family protein — protein sequence MWIDGVFSGGGLKGFALVGAYQVLEAENFHFKRVAGTSAGAILAAFIAAGYSGKEIECILEELDVPSLLDPRKTFLPLPFMKWINVYNHLGLYKGKALEKWFFQKLADKGVYTFSDLPKGSLKLVASDLSNGRIIVLPDDLHKYQIDANNFSVACALRMSCGIPFFFEPVTLKTGRGESVIVDGGVLSNFPLWIFDDKEGRKKRPVLGLKLSRSSEEQCPQEIKNGLNLFEALFATMKGAHDERYISRRHERDIVFIPVDDYSATQFDLNEETKETLLEIGRNRTLQFLKTWPRFRM from the coding sequence TTGTGGATTGATGGAGTTTTTTCTGGTGGAGGATTGAAAGGCTTTGCTTTGGTTGGAGCGTATCAAGTATTAGAAGCTGAAAATTTTCATTTTAAACGAGTTGCAGGAACAAGTGCTGGAGCAATATTAGCTGCTTTTATTGCTGCTGGTTATAGTGGAAAGGAAATTGAATGTATACTTGAAGAATTAGATGTACCTTCATTATTAGATCCTCGAAAAACATTTCTACCATTACCGTTTATGAAATGGATTAATGTTTATAACCATTTAGGGTTGTATAAAGGGAAAGCATTAGAAAAATGGTTTTTTCAAAAATTAGCGGATAAAGGGGTTTATACTTTTTCCGATTTACCTAAAGGTTCATTAAAATTAGTAGCATCCGATTTATCGAATGGCAGAATTATTGTTTTACCAGATGATTTACACAAATATCAAATTGATGCCAATAATTTTTCTGTTGCTTGTGCATTACGTATGAGCTGTGGCATTCCGTTCTTTTTTGAACCAGTTACATTAAAAACAGGAAGGGGGGAGTCTGTCATTGTTGATGGAGGCGTACTAAGTAATTTTCCTTTATGGATATTTGATGACAAAGAAGGGCGTAAAAAGCGACCTGTACTTGGTCTTAAACTAAGTAGAAGTAGTGAAGAACAATGTCCACAAGAGATAAAGAATGGCTTGAATTTATTTGAAGCGTTATTTGCTACTATGAAAGGGGCACATGATGAAAGGTATATTTCAAGAAGACACGAAAGGGATATTGTTTTTATTCCAGTAGATGATTATAGTGCCACACAATTTGATTTA